The Caenorhabditis elegans chromosome II genome has a segment encoding these proteins:
- the C18A3.11 gene encoding PAN-3 domain-containing protein (Predicted), whose amino-acid sequence MHLNYNLIFLHLILFVGVCNSGWQNKTIFFYNIVLGELKMMKIFGMVEKVDIQSGNIISNKECVDNCFEQEDCILAFMNLDDYCVLLGFNQTEHLTVLENTRAERYMVAIKTTLPTDNCPSYDNLDLFVTFNGTSISWKKTENGWTFDKCVGDWTMFHRENSDVVCMQTFNFSKPITRNESILFCEGMGYKLTGVASTDESSWLRSEICYFSKKKNSSYRQS is encoded by the exons ATGCATCTGaattataatttgatttttctccaTCTCATTCTGTTTGTGGGAGTCTGTAACTCAGGTTggcaaaacaaaacaatttttttctataatatagTTTTAGGCGaactgaaaatgatgaaaatattCGGGATGGTAGAGAAAGTAGATATCCAAAGTGGAAATATTATCTCAAACAAAGAATGCGTTGATAATTGTTTTGAACAAGAAGATTGTATTTTGGCATTTATGAATTTAGATGACTATTGTGTACTTCTTGGCTTCAATCAAACGGAACATTTGACAGTTTTAGAGAATACTCGAGCAGAAAGATATATGGTTGCCATTAAA ACAACTCTTCCGACCGATAACTGTCCTTCATATGATAACCTCGATTTATTTGTTACATTCAATGGTACCTCGATATCAtggaagaaaactgaaaatggatGGACATTTGATAAATGTGTTGGAGATTGGACAATGTTTCATAGAGAGAATTCAGATGTTGTCTGCATGCagacattcaatttttcaaaaccgaTTACAAGGAATGAATCCATATTGTTTTGTGAAGGGATGGGCTACAAACTGACTGGGGTTGCTTCTACTGATGAATCTTCATGGCTTCGGAGTGAGatctgttatttttcaaaaaaaaaaaacagttcttACAGGCAGAGTTAA
- the C18A3.7 gene encoding Der GTPase-activating protein YihI (Confirmed by transcript evidence): protein MDKGKGSKRSTPSLRAKKKTGTDRQKPSVKQNASQNSKKSSRQKKTPSVGKEREQATDKKREIEKKPQEKTALDEQQRKAQTETISNLEILPDKNPAKMDDGYEDFGPGAAAR from the exons ATGGACAAAGGAAAAGGTTCAAAAAGATCAACACCAAGTTTGCGCGCCAAGAAGAAAACTGGCACGGATAGACAGAAGCCGTCTGTAAAACAAAATGCATCTCAAAACTCAAAGAAGAG tagcAGACAGAAAAAGACCCCCAGTGTTGGAAAAGAACGGGAACAAGCAACGGATAAGAAacgagaaattgagaaaaaaccacAGGAAAAGACTGCTTTG gatGAGCAGCAAAGGAAAGCTCAAACGGAGACTATCAGCAACTTGGAAATCCTTCCGGACAAGAATCCTGCTAAAATGGATGACGGTTATGAAGATTTCGGTCCTGGTGCAGCTGCTCGCTAA